GACAACCGTTTTTACTTCACCACTTTAGGACAAAAGCCTCGATTTGAATAGAATTTGGGCCCTGTTTGCAAGGCAGAGGTTCTGGCAGGCTGGGTGTGGAGGAAGGTATGCCCCTTTTGATCTGCCCTCACTGCGAAACCGGAATGAACGAAATCCAGCGCAACGGTGTCCTGATCGATGTCTGTCCCAAATGCCGGGGGGTTTGGTTGGACGGCGGGGAGATGGAAAAGCTACTTGGTCAGGTGCGCCAGTACGAGCAGGAGTACGAGGCCGAGCTCGAGAGCTACCGCCGTCAGTACGCAGAGCCTCGAGGCCCCTCCTCTTCCCCAGCCCATCCACGCAACCCCTACGATACCGATGAAGACGATTACCCTAAGCGCTACGGAAAGAAAAAAAGCAAGCTGGCCAAACTCTTCGACCTCTTCGACTAAAACCACCCTTAGAAGAACCCCTGCCGTTCCCCGGATTCAAACACTGCGCTGAGCGGATAGAAAGGAAAGTGTCGTGGCTACATCCAGGCTGACGCGGGATTGTTCTGTGTAGCGCTCTATTTGCCCACCTGCGACCACAACCAATACGCGGTAAGGGCCAGACTCAACAGCAAGAATCCCACCGGTAGGTAGGCAAAACTGCGCCGCTGAACGGGTATATTCGGCGAGCGCAGGCGACGATTCTCGAAAGCCCTTTTAATAGCGCTGGCATCGGCATCGCTCAAGAAGAGTTTGCCCCTGCGAGGGCCGGTGTTTCTCCAGTCGTGGGGATGCGCCGGCGTATCTGGAGTGGTGGGGGTAGGTGTTGGCGGTGTGGTTTGAGGAATTTTGGGTTTCCGATCTTGTCGCAGCTCGAGCGAGTTGGACAGGCTTTGCAGCTCGAGGTTTTGCGGCGCCAACTGCAGCGCATGGTTTAGCGCGTACTGGGCCTTATCCAGCTCACCTAGCTCCAGCAGGGCGCGAATGCGCAACAAGAGCAAGGGCAGATTGTCCGGGTCATCGGTAAGGCCCTCTTTGGCGCTGCTGGCCGCTTGTTTATAGTCACCCAGCAACAAAAATGCCTCGGCCCTGACCCGCCAGTAATCGGGCCAGGCCAGATCCATCCAGGAAACCCTGTCCAATACCTGCAAGGCCAGCAGGGCCTCTCCTCTGGTGAGGTGTTGCAAGGCCCGCTCAATTCCGGTGGAGCCGTCTTGTTGGGTCATGAAACGTGGCTAGGCCTCCTCCCTGGCTTCACCGTAACAAAGCCCGGCGCCAACCGGGGTGATTAATGAACAGAGCGGATAAGTGCTATCTGTAACGGAATTCGGCCACACACGGTGTAGCACAGCCTATCGCCCTCAACGCGCAGGCGATCAGGCGAGATGTGTAAAGCCGCTTTTAGAGGTGGCTTAGCGCTCGATCCAGATCGGCCTGGAGGTCGGCCAGGTTCTCAATCCCTACCGACATGCGCAAAAAACCATCGTGCAGCCCCAGCCTTTCGCGCTCCTCCGCGGACAAGAACCGATGGGAGCTGGTGGCCGGGTGCGAGAGGGTGGTATTCACGCCCCCCAGCGAGAGGGCCAGCTTGATGTGCTCGAGGTTGTGCAACAGGGTGTTGACCGCTGCTCGAGAAGGCTCGAGCTCAAAAGAAAGCATCGCCCCAAAGCCATTTTTCAGAATCCTTTGCGCTGTCGGGTGATCCGGATGGGAGTATAGGCCGGGGTAGTGAACCCGCTGTACCCTGGGATGGTCTTGTAAAAAACGGGCCAGTTCGGCGGCGTTGCTGGAGGCCCGCTGCATGCGCAGCTCGAGGGTCTCGGCCCCGCGCACGCCCAGCCAGCATTCGTGCGGGTTGGACACCAGGCCCATGCGAACCGCCACCGAGCGAATGGGCTCTATCAGGTCGCGCCGCCCGGCCAGTGCCCCCAGCATCACATCGCTATGCCCGTTGACGAACTTGGTCAGGCTTTCCATCACCAGATCGGCGCCCAGGGTTAGGGGCTGGCAGTG
This genomic stretch from Meiothermus sp. harbors:
- a CDS encoding PLP-dependent aspartate aminotransferase family protein, with the translated sequence MDALSTLVVHGAQAESPTNAPVSMPIYQSASWTFADLEEVDAVYSGKKPGAIYGRNGTPNQRALENLFARLHQAEAALACASGMSALSAAFLGLLGQGSKVVASQDLYGSTLGVLRDLERFGLELLTLDMTDLDQIQTALQGARMLVLETSSNPRLRIPDLPRLCALAHQAGALVLVDNTFASPYHCQPLTLGADLVMESLTKFVNGHSDVMLGALAGRRDLIEPIRSVAVRMGLVSNPHECWLGVRGAETLELRMQRASSNAAELARFLQDHPRVQRVHYPGLYSHPDHPTAQRILKNGFGAMLSFELEPSRAAVNTLLHNLEHIKLALSLGGVNTTLSHPATSSHRFLSAEERERLGLHDGFLRMSVGIENLADLQADLDRALSHL
- a CDS encoding tetratricopeptide repeat protein gives rise to the protein MTQQDGSTGIERALQHLTRGEALLALQVLDRVSWMDLAWPDYWRVRAEAFLLLGDYKQAASSAKEGLTDDPDNLPLLLLRIRALLELGELDKAQYALNHALQLAPQNLELQSLSNSLELRQDRKPKIPQTTPPTPTPTTPDTPAHPHDWRNTGPRRGKLFLSDADASAIKRAFENRRLRSPNIPVQRRSFAYLPVGFLLLSLALTAYWLWSQVGK
- a CDS encoding zf-TFIIB domain-containing protein, which encodes MPLLICPHCETGMNEIQRNGVLIDVCPKCRGVWLDGGEMEKLLGQVRQYEQEYEAELESYRRQYAEPRGPSSSPAHPRNPYDTDEDDYPKRYGKKKSKLAKLFDLFD